One segment of Penaeus chinensis breed Huanghai No. 1 chromosome 14, ASM1920278v2, whole genome shotgun sequence DNA contains the following:
- the LOC125032479 gene encoding coiled-coil domain-containing protein 167-like — protein sequence MVESAGTAGRNASVMSQLEDTSRELKECYERLDFIETKLRRRYYPNDEKKRLEQEVKDIKTHLSRHEKDLRCLRGENRVAMILSVLILALGVMIYMVYTMLFTS from the exons ATGGTTGAAAGTGCGGGAACAGCTGGTCGTAATGCCTCTGTCATGAGTCAGCTGGAAGATACATCCAGGGAGTTGAAGGAATGTTATGAAAG ATTGGATTTCATTGAGACGAAACTGAGACGACGTTACTACCCCAATGACGAAAAGAAACGCTTAGAGCAAGAAGTGAAGGACATAAAGACACACCTCTCAAGACATGAGAAAGACCTGCGTTGCTTGAGGGGAGAGAACCGTGTTGCAATGATCCTCTCCGTATTAATACTTGCTTTGGGCGTTATGATATATATGGTTTACACCATGCTATTTACAAGCTGA